DNA from Triticum aestivum cultivar Chinese Spring chromosome 7D, IWGSC CS RefSeq v2.1, whole genome shotgun sequence:
ttggagacgtatcagcattacTACCACAATGATGCGCGTGTACACACGGGTTGGCTCGAGTGCGATGCCACATTTGCCCGTTTCCCATGCCATTATGAGGGAGAGGAAAAGAAAACGTTGAATTGGTGCACCTCGGCTATTTAAGCACACCCAAGCCTACATCTTCCTCTCACTCTCCTTCATCTCCCATCTTCACCACAAGCCGTCCGAGCCGTCCAAAGATCCACTTGAACCAAGCAAGATGCAGTTCACCGGGGCTACCTACCGTGTGCCGCCCACCTTCCCCGAGAGGCTCTACCCTGCCGGAGTGCGGGTGGAGAACACCCTACGGGTGTGGGTGATCTCGAGATGGAGGGGGGCAAGGGGGCTGACCGAGTTCTTCCTCTCCtccggctaccgccacctcccgAGGGGCTCTCCGGTCATGTTCCGAGTCGAAGAGGTCAGTAAGAATGGCTATCCTATCGGGCTCACCATGAGGTTCCCAACCCCTTCGACGCCTACTACCTCCTCGGCCGTGTTTTTTGGTGTGGATGCGAGTTCATTGCATTCACCATGtacaacatcttcaccgactttgaGAGCGCCTTCCCCACCGTCGAGCGCATACACACCATCCCGTACCCCACCGACGACGATGAGTGAAGGAGTTGGCCATGGAGGAGTTGGCCTTGGAGCAAGCAAGCAAGCCGGTGGTGTTTTATCTTATCTAGGGTGCCGTTTTATTATTGTCGTGTTGGGTTGAACTATGAACTATCTATATAAGTTGTAATGGTACTATGTATGTCGTGCTTGGCTTTATCTATATTAGTTGTAATGTGGTACTACCTAGCTCATGCAATGCTACTACTTATGCTACTATAATGTGATGTGTTCTATCTGGGGTTTTTTCTATCTAGTTGATACTTGTCAGTTGATATATATCGTGCTTGATGTTCTATCTAGTTGATCTATGTGTTACTAATAAAAGGTAGATTCCACTATGGACATGCAAGCTTATGGGTACccaattttttttgcaaattttttttgatatctttgtgtgctgcatgcgtgcatgcatgtatcTAGGCCCCGGCTAATAGGGCCACCCTAGCTAGTAGGTGTAGGGTGCGATTTTTTTTCTGGATCCGcaaccatggacatgcaactaaTTTAGTTCATGGAAATAATTATAACATTAACTTAAATGccaaaaataaatatttctgagctcctaaaaatattggttcgaATTTTACCTCTCGCCAATATTTTCAGAGCAAAACATGAACAtcttcttggacctatttgaagagaattttatcttgatcatttccaataatgatttctgaggctttcacacaTCCCCATTTTATTTGGGTTCcatggaaccgtagacatgcataaaaacaatCAAGACAAGCAACAAATATGTAAAGCAAAACAAAATTTTTTCAATACATACATGTGTTCATGCAACCATTTTATGACTTGCTACATTTAGTGCACCAAGCGGGTGGACTTGTTTTCTATTTGGGCCTACTTTTTCTCACATTACTCATCAGCCCACGGGCCAATAGCATTATTTTTACCATGAACTGTACACATGCACTCTCTTAACTAAAGAATGCACTCTGTTAACTGACGAATTACTGCATTTTATGAATTGCTACATTTCATTCatcaattgctgcattttattcaTAGGGGGGAGCAAATAATCCATGGGCTAACTAGAACTGTAACTGAGAATATCATTGGATTTGAATGTCATTACCAGAATTCAGGCTTTGCTTCACACAAATTCAAATTCAGCTAACAAATGATCCCTGACTAACTGAAACTACTAGCTAGACACAATAACCGAAACTAGGGACCCCTGACTCCGAAACTAGCTTGGCACACAAACTGAAACTGTAACAATTTCTAGCGATtgatgaacatcaagtaaaagaaACCCATAGCaatgactcagcaataaaatgcTCCAGCCATCATATTTGCTTGCTGCTTCAAATCAATCAGCTGCTTTAGTTGCTTGCCCATTTTCTTCAATTCACACTTCACTTCAGCATTGTCTATCATTGGATCGGCTCTGTCCACCAAATGTGGGGCGTGTTCCACACCAAGCTACCCCCCAAAATTGAAATTGAGCTCTTGTGTTGAAGCCTGCATGTTCAACCTCTCAACGTACTCATCGAGCCACTCGAAATGTCCACATTTCTTCAGAAACTGAAAAACAGGGTAAACAGGGGTCGACGGCGGCATGAACCCTAGATCAGATCCACCGCCCAAATTCGACGGAAAATGAAAGAAATCGGGAGAATTTAGATAAGCTGCTTGGTGTGGTACACGGATCTAACCTGCCCCGGCTGTGGCTTGCTCAAGCATTTGACGAAGTCGCGCCCACCGTAGCCATTTTCCTCCTTCACACAAGTCAAACGCTTCAGAGGCTCCATGCGCGGGCAATCGGGGCATCTTGTCAACGGCACTGGACCGTACCGCGGCCATGATTGGCGGGAGGCCAGTTGAGCTAGACATCACTCGCCGGCAGCATGCTTCGTTGCcggagaagaggaagaacaaggtgggggaaaggggaaaggggaagggCAGGCAATGGGGGGTGGGCTGGCTCGGGTCGGGGCACGCTGATGAGCACGGGAATGCTTATGTGGATAAGTTGTGGGTCCCACACGCATGTGAGTAAGTGGTGGGTCCCACATTCATGTGGATAACTgatgggtcccgcgtgtcataacTCAAACCACTAGCTCCTTGTGTTTTGCATTTCACGGTAAACAGGGCCATGTCACATTGGAGCTATAGTTGGCTGCAAATACGTCGCACTAGAGCTATTTTCGTCAACGACGTCGCACTCCATCCAATTCATCTCAAAGgtgtcgcacaggagctattgacCCCTCCTTGAGTGTGGCGAAGTGGAGGATGCGACGGAGGAGGTCGTTGGGGAGCGAGGACAGCCGGTCCACGCCACCGCCGGCCATCACCTACGTCGATCGGCGGCACGGTTGAGACGATGCGATCCGATCGTGATCTCGATTGGATTCACGCGTGGTGGATGTGTACGTACTACATGAGTCAGTTTGGCTCCTCAACGGTTGGTATTCAAcctgatcccccccccccccccccccccccagtctaaAACGAGCCTTCTCAGCGATTCACGTTTTTAGCCGTCCGTTCTCACCATCTGAGTGTTTGTGATCGTTGGATCTCTGTCTAATGCGATATTGGGCCTATTCTCCTGTGTGCAGCTGCTCCACAAACCGAAACGGCGCCCTGTGGTAAGCTGGGCTGCCAGCCCATCTAACCAAGCGAGGCCAGCCCATTTGGTCCGATGTGTGTCCCTGGATAACCTAGACCCACCCACCCCTCCCGACGTGCCTCCTCTTGAGCCTTCCCGCCTTCCACGCAGACCCATCTCTTCTCATCTCATATTGTCTATTCTCTTTCTAGAATCAAGATCATCATATCCCAAACATATAGAAACAATTCTGATTAAACCGGCTCCTTCTCTCACGGCAGCGCATGCCTCTTGCGTAGCGTTCTTTTATTTCCAGTTTGAAGTAATGAAGACACTGTGGTTTCTTCTAATTGAAATCGGAGAGGGAGCTCTCTTTAtcaaaaaaattaaaatccttGTCACACACTATGTCCATCGTTTAGATTGTACGGAAGTTGGTTTCATTGTCTGTCTCTCTTGTTGTCGGTCAAGAAAAAACATGTCAACTGGCGTGAGTCGGTACGAATATATAATATCCATGAGTAGCAGTAAGTACATAAAGTTCAGTGTGAGTTACATTTATGATAATTTCCATTCCACGGCCAAGATTTAGTTTGTGCAAATCTGATTGTTTCCATCCTCCTACTCCGCCTCCAGTGGCTGATGCCGATGGCTATAATTGGGACGGTGCAGCAGAATCATTCTTCAGCTTCAACTCATTGCTGTGCTTGGAGGCAAAGTTTATTTGCAATAAAAATGAAAACAAGGTTAGCAGAAATCACTATATAATTACTGTTCGAGTGTATGTGCTTACTAGTGAGTGGTTGCACCTGCAAATTTGAAATTCATGGATGATAGACAATGTATCAGGCCTGTTCAACGGGTCATGGTTTGTGCATTTTATTCCTATCTCAGCACATACTTTTACTTGGTTCAGTGTTGTCTGGCTCTCTGATGCCCCGAACTTGTTCATCCAACATTCAACTACCTGCCAATTTGACAACCATCTTGAGTTACTAAAAAGGACAACATGCACTTTACAATACAAAAATGAAAGAACACGGTCCTATTTATGTATGAACGGTGACCGACTGCAAGGATACCTACCTCAAACTATTTTAAATTACTCACATGATCTATTTTAGTTTATTGTTTTTTTTATGCACATAATGACTTCAAAAATCACAACCATCTTTATTTTacgtgtgtgttggggggggggggggggggtggaagaTCAGTACAAATATAATATGTCTTGCATTTTTGTTCAACAACATGGTTTCTGCTAAACTTGTTGTATATTTTGTTCATCTAAGAACCTCATGTATAATAGTGTTACCTCCTTCAAATTGGAGCGCTTCTTACGTCTCGTAAGGATCTCCATAATTATGATGCCCAAACTATATATGTCTGTTTTGAAGGTAATTTCTCCGTCATCTATGAATTCCGGTGCCATATATCCCCTGCATAAATGTTGGTGTAGTATGTTCAATTCATGAATAAAGTGTATGCCAAAAATTTGGTAGATGACTGATAAAATCATGAAGTTCTCAAAGAGAATTGCTAGTCTACCTCGTCCCAACCGTGCTTATAGTAATAGCCCGACTCTTGCTTTCATCTAAGCGCCGTGATAGACCGAAATCAATAAGTCTTGGCACGATGTTATCATCCAATAGTATGTTCTGAGGCTTGAGATCCATGTGAATAATACGATGTTGATGAAGATAATGTACACCCTCACAGATCCCCTTAATTATTTGATAATCTATGGTCCACATAGGTCGACAAGATGCATCTGTGGAGAGTATATATGGTACAAAAAAAATTAGTACTACATGTGGTGGGACAAGCAGTCGAAAAATAGTTTCCAGAACAGCCATTTCACTGCCAAATGTGGGTGTGATAATTGGCAACAAAGGAACCACCACTTTGTTTGAAAGTTCTGGTGCAATGATGTGGGCTTGCCAACATATTGACTTGCAAATTGAGACGCTCAGAGTTTTGTTTTGGTTACTCAGTTAAGCTCAGCCCACTACTGTTTTGCAATAGAAAGGTGCTCGTATATTTCTATGACATATTTGTTAGtgcaccgttcatatttttttttTAGAACGGAGGCAGCTGCCTAGCCTTAGAATGAGGCCCATTAGTGCACCGTTCTCCTCTCAGATAGAGACGATGCGAAGTTAGAATGTGCCCAAATGGAATAGCGCATATTTTGTAGTGGTATAAGAACAGAGCTCAATGGGTGTATTTAAAGGTTAAAAGAGTTAGAGCACATAAATACTCTGGATCGAAGTTTGTAGACATTTACTACTATTAGTACTATATAGGAATGCAAGGACTGCTATAAGGCTGTTGTGATTTTACCAGAGAGATAGTCAGCAAGGCACCCTTTGTGCAGGTACTCGTAACAGAGAAGCCTTTGCCGCACCTCTGCCCAGACAAGCTTCCCGTCGTACGGCCTGATCACGTGCTGCGTATCAGAGCAGTATCCAACAAACCGTACGATATTCTTGTGCTTGACCCCCATGAGACAGGCGATCTCGCTCCGGAAATTCTTGTCCAGGATCTGGAAGCTCTCGAAGAGCTTCTTCACGGCAACGGTGCTACCACTTGGAAGCACTCCCTGCAGCTCACATGAATGTTCGTGTCATCTAAAATTCACCAGCAGCTGGTTAATTCATAGAGTAGGGTTAGCTTCTTTTAACCTTGTAGACCGCTCCAAACCCGCCCCTGCCGATTTCTCGAGCTTCAGAGAAATCCTGCGTGACTAACTTGAGGAGCGAGAAAGGTAGATCGACTGGATCCACGCTTTCGTCGAGCAAGGCCTTGTCCAGGGCATCAAGTTTTTCGCAGTCTTGGTGGTCACCGTTCCTCATCTCGGACCTTGGCACGGACTCCTTGGTCCACTTTGGATCAACGAATGTCTGGACAGAATGAAAGTTCGTACTAGCTAGGTGTTATTTTCATAAACCATAATCAGCTAATGTTGTTCAGTAGGCTACAGAGAATTGATGGAGAATTGACGGAGTAGAGAACTAATGTTCTCAACATCTTTCCGGTTTTTCTATATATAAAAGAGTGCGTATACCTTCTTCTTGTGCTCTTCATCAACGGCTTTGTACTTGTGGTTCTCCACTTCATCCATGCTGCAACGTCCCATGTCATCCCTGATGGTTAAACTGGTGTTCTGACCAGTCTCATGGAGTTCTATGCCCAACGAGAGCGGTGTGACCTCCATCTGATGCAGGAGGATCTCGCCCGTGAGGATGGCGGCCTGGACGGTGGCTCCGTATGCCACGGCCTCGTCCGGCCTGATTTCCATGCAGGGCTCCTTTTCGTAGAAGAACCACTTGAGGATCTGGCGCACTGCATGGATTTCCCGTCCACATCCTCCGACGAGCACAACATCGTCCACTTTGGTCCTGTCCATCTTGGCATCCATCAAGCACATCTCGACGGTTGCCATACATTTCCCCAGCAGGTCCTTGGTGAGCTGCTCGAACAGGGCACGATTGATGATGGATTGCATGTCGATGCCCTCAAAAAGGGCATCCACCATGACGTCGGCCTGGGTCGCGGAGGAGAGCTTCCTCTTGGCACTCTCGCACGAGTCTCTGAGGCGCCGGAGAGCCCTCTTGTCGCCGCTGATATCCCTCTGGTTCTTCTTCTTAAATTCCCTGACGAAATGGTCAACCATGCGGTTGGTGAAATCCTCGCCTCCTAGGTGAGTGTCGCGGGCGCTAGCCTTGACCTCCAATATACTTTCCTTGATAACCACAAGCGAGACGTCGAGCGTTCGACCGCCCAAGTCATAGATGAGCACATTGCTCTCTTGGGTGTTGCTCCACCTCCCATCTTGGTTGTAAGCCATGGCCGCCGCGGTAGGTTCGTTGATGATGCGCATGACATTGAGGCCAGCGAGGACGCCAGCATCCTGGGTGGCCCGGCGTTGGGAGCCGTTGAAGTAGGCCGGGACGGTGATGACAGCCTTCTTGATGGTTGTCCCAAGGTAGTCCTCAGCTGTCTCCTTCATCTTGCCAAGCACCATGGCCAAGATCTCCTCCGGCGAGAAGTCCTTGTGCTTGCCAAGGTAACGCACCCTAATCATGGCCTTGCCATGGGGGCCTTTGATCGTCTTAAATGGCCAATGCTTGGCATAGCTCTCCACGGACACGTCATAGAAACTCCGGGCAATGAGCCGGTTTACATCTGCATGGAGGAGTATACATAGTGGGGTTAATTATGTCACATCTTGTTAATTAGCGAGCGGCCATGGTCTCAGAGTTTTTCTGTAGGGAGCCTACTTTAGATATCTTTCTGGAGGATAACTTCTGGGAGGAGTCAGAAGTAGTGTCTCCTGGTCATAATCAGAAATTAGAGATTGATATCACCGAGGAGGATGTCAGGGCTGCTGTATTTGGCTCTTATGCTGAACGAGCACCAGGCCCTGATGGTTTTCCATTTCTCTTTTATCAGCATTTTTGGGAGTTCATCAAAGAGGATTTCATGCTGATGGTTGATGCTAGGAATAAGAATGAGCTAGACCTGTATAGGCTGAATTTCTCCCTGTTGACCCTTATCCCTAAAGAGAATGATGCTAACATTATTCAGAAGTTTAGGCCTATAGCCCTTACCAATTGCAGTTATTTTTTTTTTGCTAAATGTGTTATTAATCAGCTGGGGGATGTTTGTGATGAGCTCATATCTCTCAACCAAACTGCTTTTATTGAAGGTAGATTTATTGTGGAAAGTGTGGTGTCTGCGCATGAAATTATTCATGATGCTGTGGTTAATAAGAAGGAAGGTTTTGTCTTTAAGCTAGACTATGAGAAAGCTTATGATAAAGTGAGTAAAGAATTCCTTATTAGGATGGTGTATCATAGGGGTTTTAGCCAAAAATGGATGACGAAGGTTGAATCCCTCCTGTATAAGGGATCTGTAGGGGTTAGGATTAATGATTGTAGTAGTGAGTTCTTTGAGACCTCTAAAGGGGTTAGGCAAGGTGACCTTGCCTCCCCCCTGTTGTTTAATTTGGTTGCTGATGTGCAGTAAAATGCTTATTAGAGCAGCTAAAGCTGGGTTGATCTCAGGGATGATGACTGAGGTCTTCCCTCAAGGGGTTGTTAGTCTGCAATATGCAGATGGCACTTTTCTTTTCCTGGATAACAAGGTAGATAATGCTAAGAATCTGAAATGGCTCCTCTCCTGCTTTGAGCAGATGTCAGGGATGAGAATCAACTTTCATAAGTGTGATCTTGTCCCGATTAATGTTGGGGAGGATGAGGCCAACTGTGTGGCACATGCCTTATCTTGTGGCCTTAGCTCCTTCCCTATAAAATATCTTGGGTTCCCTCTTCACCATTCTAAAATTAGAAGGGAGGATCTGCAACCTTTGGTTGATAAAGTCCTCAAGAGAGCTACTGGGTGGAGAGGTAGACTATTAGGTTATGACAAGAAGCTAGTCCTAGTCCTGTCTTGTTTAACTAGCATCCCTTCTTACTTGATGAGTATGATCAAACTCCCCAAGTGGGCTGTCAATTTGATTAACTCACAGATGGCTCATTGTTTCTGGGACAACTATGAGGGGCATCATAAATATCACCTTGCCAATTGGGGCTTGATTACCCAGAAAAAAGAGTTTGGTGGGTTGGGTATAACTAATCTGGCTGACATGAATCTCAGCCTTCTGGCTTCCTGGCTGTATAAATACCAGTTGGGGGAGGGCAATATCTGGAAGCAGATTGTAGATTATAAAATATAATACCAAAGCTCCCAACATTTTTTCTTGTCTTGGGGTTAACTCCTCTCCTGTTTGGAAAGGAGTCTTATGGGCTGCTAAAGCTACCAAGGTAGGTTATTCTTGGAAGGTGGGTAATGGTGGGAAGATCAAATTCTGGGAGGACTAGTGGTTTGGTAACTCTGGCGTGGCCATCCAGTTTTGGGAACTTTATTGTATTGCCAATGAGCATAACATCACCATTGCTGATGTTTGGGGTGGGGATAATTTGAAGATAACCTTCAGGAGATGTG
Protein-coding regions in this window:
- the LOC123170607 gene encoding cysteine-rich receptor-like protein kinase 7: MRNGDHQDCEKLDALDKALLDESVDPVDLPFSLLKLVTQDFSEAREIGRGGFGAVYKGVLPSGSTVAVKKLFESFQILDKNFRSEIACLMGVKHKNIVRFVGYCSDTQHVIRPYDGKLVWAEVRQRLLCYEYLHKGCLADYLSDASCRPMWTIDYQIIKGICEGVHYLHQHRIIHMDLKPQNILLDDNIVPRLIDFGLSRRLDESKSRAITISTVGTRGYMAPEFIDDGEITFKTDIYSLGIIIMEILTRRKKRSNLKEVVECWMNKFGASESQTTLNQVKVQPLTSKHIHSNSNYIVISANLVFIFIANKLCLQAQQ